The Gammaproteobacteria bacterium genome contains the following window.
TCCAAGACCGGCGTCCCCTCGACCAGATCCAGCCCCCGCAATAACATCACCATGCGGCCATTACGCTTTTCCATCCCGGCCAGCTCCACCACCGACAAGCCCAAGGGATTGGGCCGATGCGTAGAACGGGTGGCAAACACCCCCAGCTTACGGTTCCCACCTAGCCGCGGCGGACGCACGCTCAGCCGCTGTTCCTGGCCCAGGCAATGATGAAATACAAACTGAATCCAGACATGTGAAAAGCCCTCCAAGCCCACCCATGCCTCTTCCCGGTCGTAGGGCGGAAACAACTCCAGCTCACCCCGCGCCGCAGACACCAAACCGGGCTGCCGCGGCACCCCGAACTTATCTTTGTAACAGGAATGAATGACCCCAATCGGCTGAAAACAATAATCCATCGTTGACGATCCAGAAGAGAAATAACAGGAGGCATTGTAAAACAAGAGGGCCGCATTGCGCGGCCCTAAAATGTCCTCTTCTAAGGTGCTTAAGAGGACAAAATCGCAGGCGTCAAAACTAACGCCCAAAATGACTAGACTAGAAAAACAAGGTACTACTCATGTCGAACAACACCCGGCTTGATCAAAACAACGTTTTTGCCAACAACCAAACGAGCGCGACAATTGCCGCCGAACCAAAGACGATGATGGCATCATCATCAGCAGCACTACGATTATGAGTCGCCATAATGTTCCCCCATAAGTTAACTAATGGACGTCCCGGAAACCTGAGCGGCTTCCTCAGATTTACCATAGACTATAAATGGGAAATTTCAAGGGCAGAGGGAGGAGGGTTTGCCCATGCCAAAGGCAAATAAAAAGGCCAGTCACCTTGCAGTGACCGGCCTTGGGTATAAATGGCGTCCCCACGGGGATTCGAACCCCGGTTACCGCCGTGAAAGGGCGATGTCCTAGGCCTCTAGACGATGGGGACGCAACAAACCTATTTACCTTTTGGTGGAGCTAGGCGGGATCGAACCGCCGACCTCTTGCATGCCATGCAAGCGCTCTCCCAGCTGAGCTATAGCCCCGCAAACGAAGCGCGCATTTTCCGTTAGTTACCCTATGATGTCAAGCCTGTTTACGCCTTGATTTGGGCATCAATATAGTGAATCGCCCGCTCGATGCGACGCAAGCTATTTTCGCGACCAATCAAGTGCACGGTGACATCAATCGGTGGCGATATAGTGCTCCCCGTCAGCGCCACGCGCAACGGTTGCGCCACTTTACCCAACTTCAAACCCGTGGCTTCGGCGGTATCGTTCACCGCCTGATGAATCGGCTCCGGCGACCATTCCACTGTTGCAAATCGCTCGCGCAATTGCGCCAATGCTGGGCGCACATCGGCAGTCAGATTTTTCTGCGCGGCTTTTTCATCGTATGCGTCGAAATCTTTGTAGAAAAAGACGCTGTTTTGCGCCATCTCTACCAGCGTTTTGGCGCGCTCACATTGAGCCTTCACTATCTCTACCAACTGCGGCCCAGTGCTTGGATCAATCCCTTGCTGCCCCATGTGCCAGCTCAAATGATGCGCGACATGCGCTGGATCGCTGGTTTTAATGTAATGCTGATTCAGCCATAACAACTTGCCCGGATTAAAGGTCGATGCAGAATTATTCACATTACAGGCATCAAAGTGAGTCAGCATTTCATCGAGCGAAAACACTTCCTGATCGCCATGCGACCATCCCAATCGCACCAGATAATTCAGCAGCGCCTCAGGCAAAAATCCTTCTTCCCGATACTGCATCACGCTCACCGCACCATGACGTTTCGAGAGACGTTTACCGTCTTCACCAAGAATCATCGGCACATGACCGTAACTCGGCGCCACGCCACCCAGCGCTTTGATAATGTTGATCTGGCGTGGCGTGTTATTAAGATGATCGTCGCCGCGAATCACGTGCGTAATTTTCATGTCGAGATCATCGACGACTACACTAAGATTATAAGTCGGCGTGCCATCGGTGCGCGCGATGATCAAATCGTCGAGCTCTGTGTTCTGAAACACAACCCGGCCGCGAATCTGATCTTCCACCACCACCGCGCCATCTTCGGGATTTTTGAAGCGAATGACATGCGGCTGATCCGCAGACTGTTCTTTCCCGTGGCGGCATAGCCCGTCATAACGCGGCTTTTCCTTGTTGACCATCTGTTGCTCACGCAAGGCATCAAGACGTTCCTTAGAACAGTAGCAACGATAAGCATGGCCGGTATCCAGCAACTGCTGAATCACCTCTTTATACCGATCAAACCGCTGGGTCTGATAAAACGGCCCTTCGTCGTAATCCAGGCCCAGCCAGGTCATCCCCTCCAGAATGGCATTGACCGACTCCGCCGTGGAACGCTCCAGATCGGTGTCCTCGATCCGCAACACAAATACGCCACCGTGCTTACGGGCGTAAAGCCAGGAAAACAGGGCGGTACGGGCACCACCGATGTGCAAATAACCGGTGGGACTGGGGGCAAAGCGGGTACGAACGGTCATAAAAAATCCTGTTTTAGAGCCTGCGACGGGAATGGGCGATATTCTAGCAAATGCCAGCCCCACCCCGCCCACCCAAATTGACGTCGCCAGGCCCAGTCAGTAAAATCAGCGGCCTTCTCCGGGCGGTTAGCTCAGCGGGAGAGCACTGCCTTCACACGGCAGGGGTCGCAGGTTCGAACCCTGCACCGCCCACCAATTAAATCAATAAGTTACTTTTTTAAATTCCTTCATACGGAAATTTGTACGGAAAATCGTACAAATTTTAAACATCCAACGTGGCATTTAGTATGGATAGAAAATGGTTTACATCTTTAATGAAATGGTGCATTAATATGTCATAAACACAACCACCGGTTGTGTTTATGTATTTCTTAACCGCTTGGATTCAATAATGTTTGTTTCTGTCCGATAGACTACTTAGGCTCTATGAGCACGCTTATGGAAAGGAGACAAAATGTTGGCAGCCAAATCTAACTATGACGATAATCTGGAACTTTTAAAGCTTACGCTGTTTCTCGTAAACCGTGGAGAGGCTAATGTTCCACCAGTGTTAAAGGAGCATGTCATAGCAGTAATAAGGCAGGCTCAATTGTTATTACAATTCCCAACAGTAAATATACAAAACCCCTCCCCTGAGTCTATAGAGCTCGCTTTAGAAATTCAGTCCCATGATGACCTTGTTAATGATTTTAGAGGCATATCTGATTTCGATAGCATAGACCCCATGCTTGCGTCACGGTTATTAGATAAGATGGAGCATAAATCTGTTTGTTAAAACGGATATACGGCTGCTTCGAGGACAACTCATCGAGCTGACGAGAACGCCATATTTTTCTTCTGCCATAGCCAATTACCTAGCTCATCTAATCGAAATTACAGATAGGTTATTAAATAATTACAGCAATATACCTCCAAACATTTCCCGCTCCATTTCAAGACGATTATGGGTGGCCGCTAGGTTTCTTGCTGGTAGCACTTCAAAGGAAATTCCTTACGAAGTTGTATATGGGCTTGAAGCCGCCCTCAGTGACTGGTCTTCACGCGATTTCATTATCACGACCGCAATCATTCAGGAACAAAACTATTTTTTCCAGCAGGTCGATCCCAATTTTAACACCATGGTTAATTCATATCTTGGCGTGAATTACGATGTTGACCTAATTCAAATAGCATTGCCACGCCTATATCGCCACAAACCCCTTTACAACATCGCGCTTTACCATGAACTAGGCCACTTTATCGATATCAATCACGGGGTCGTTAACTACACTTTATTAAAATGGCCACCCAACTTCCAACCTGGCACCCAAGGTTATTGGAGCGAAAAAAGCTATCGCGCAGAATTCTTTTCAGATTTATTTGCTGCAAGCTATACGGGACACGCGATTCGTCATTTTTTGTCCGGCATCGTGCCAGATGCTACCGTGAGCTTATCTCACCCTGCGACTTCGGAACGATTATCACGCATAGATAACTTCCTTACCGGCAGTTCCGATTTCATGATTGATTATTTTAAAGAAACTCTGCGGTCCATGGGGTTGCCCGAGCTACCAATACGCTTTTCAAAGCCAAACATTAGCCGTGATTTCTCCAGCATTCGTCCATATACAATTCAATCAGTGGAAGAACTTCACGGAATCACTGATAGCGCATGGGATATGTTGAGGTTAGCTCATAATCGTAATGCACCACCTTGGAACGAATTAGATGAACCCTTAATTGATTCCTTGATCAATGATTTAACTGAAAAGTCGATAAGAAACATGATGATTACGGAAAAGTGGCGAAATGCAACTCTTAACTAAAACGGAGATACTAGAATCATTATCATCCAATAATGACGATTCCCTTTTTATATCGCCTCTCTTGGACATCGATCAAATAGGAAGTGTAACTATTGACCTAAGACTAGGTTATGACTTCCTTGTTTCAATTTACACAAGAAAATCATTTATTGGTATCGGCAAAGAACCTGCCAATCAGCAAAGAGGGATATCGTCATTTTTTCAGGAGACCCGAAGAGATGTCGGTGAGCGATTTATTCTTTACCCTAATCAAGTAGTCCTGACCTCGACACTTGAATATGTGGCACTCCCAACTAACATATATGCAGATGTAATAAGCAGAAGCAGTTATACCCGCTTGGGCGTGCATG
Protein-coding sequences here:
- the tsaA gene encoding tRNA (N6-threonylcarbamoyladenosine(37)-N6)-methyltransferase TrmO, which translates into the protein MDYCFQPIGVIHSCYKDKFGVPRQPGLVSAARGELELFPPYDREEAWVGLEGFSHVWIQFVFHHCLGQEQRLSVRPPRLGGNRKLGVFATRSTHRPNPLGLSVVELAGMEKRNGRMVMLLRGLDLVEGTPVLDVKPYLPYVDMVSAARSGFAEAAPSVPLRVEFSPEAETRCQQWQQRWPELRELIVGVLALDPRPAYQERDDGRRRYGVRLHDLDVQWRVEGEAVRVEALVPVTPNID
- the gltX gene encoding glutamate--tRNA ligase translates to MTVRTRFAPSPTGYLHIGGARTALFSWLYARKHGGVFVLRIEDTDLERSTAESVNAILEGMTWLGLDYDEGPFYQTQRFDRYKEVIQQLLDTGHAYRCYCSKERLDALREQQMVNKEKPRYDGLCRHGKEQSADQPHVIRFKNPEDGAVVVEDQIRGRVVFQNTELDDLIIARTDGTPTYNLSVVVDDLDMKITHVIRGDDHLNNTPRQINIIKALGGVAPSYGHVPMILGEDGKRLSKRHGAVSVMQYREEGFLPEALLNYLVRLGWSHGDQEVFSLDEMLTHFDACNVNNSASTFNPGKLLWLNQHYIKTSDPAHVAHHLSWHMGQQGIDPSTGPQLVEIVKAQCERAKTLVEMAQNSVFFYKDFDAYDEKAAQKNLTADVRPALAQLRERFATVEWSPEPIHQAVNDTAEATGLKLGKVAQPLRVALTGSTISPPIDVTVHLIGRENSLRRIERAIHYIDAQIKA
- the dcd gene encoding dCTP deaminase, yielding MQLLTKTEILESLSSNNDDSLFISPLLDIDQIGSVTIDLRLGYDFLVSIYTRKSFIGIGKEPANQQRGISSFFQETRRDVGERFILYPNQVVLTSTLEYVALPTNIYADVISRSSYTRLGVHVNTMMQPGFRGTIPLELFNHGNNAVELVVGSRVCQCRLFRTADGNSYIRGSEKRKYYGDVRPTVSRADMDSELLILDKIKSR